A segment of the Nitrospina gracilis 3/211 genome:
TCTGCACACCAGCCTGAAAGCCTACGTCGAAACCGGAAAAGGTGAACCCACAGTGGAATAGGCAGATCTTCCTTCAATGCCCCAATCCCATCGCTTTACCTTTTGGTTTGTGATGTTTCTTCGGAAAACTTTGGCTAAATTTTGCCGGTTTGGGGCCGGGTTGTTTTATTCCGATATGTAATGGAAGATTGTTTTGGATTACCTATTGCGGGTTATGCCGGTTGGGTGAATATTAAGTGAATATAAGGACGGGAAATTCAGAATTTTACCAGTGAGCTTGAAAGCCGGTGTGTCATTGCCGCTTTGGGAGGGGCTGATCATGGTTCAAAATTCGTGTCCTGTTTCCATCCCGGAAAAAGATTATTTAGCCATTCTAGATACCATCACCCAGTTTCATGGGTGCGACACGCGGGAGGCGCTCCGCGGTGTGTTCGGCAGTCATGTCCTGCCTCTGTTCGAGGCGGACTCGGCTCTCTACGGCTGGATCAACATGGATTTCACCAGCAAGTCGCTGGGGCAGGTGGGCTTGGTGGATTGCGTGGGCGTTCCGCAGGAAGACTTCAACCAGCTTTCCGATTCCATTCCTTACATCAAATCCATCCCCACCATGCTGGTACGGGTGGCCCGGCCGGTGGTGGCGGTGGATGTGGACATCCCGCGCGAATTGTTTGTCAGGGAAAAGGACCAGTTTTTCGCGGAAAACCCGGAGTATGTCCGCGACTCCTGGCTGTATCTCAACCCGATCGCCAATTTCCTGGCGACGTTCGATCAGCCTGAAATCACGCATGGCTTGGGAATCCACCGGCACGCGCCGATCGAAGAGGTGGATCGATACGATAAGAACTTCACCCTGCGCGATATCCGGGTGCTGGAGTTGTTGCGTCCTCATCTGTTGCAGACCATCAAGACCATCATCCTGAATGATGAGTTGAAACGGTACCAGTCTCTTGTGGATGCGTTGGTGGATGTGCCGACAGGGATTGCTTTGTTTCACTCCAACATGCGTGTCCTGTTCTGCAACCGGGTGTTCAGCGAAGTAGTGGGAGTGAGTACGGGACAGATGATTCCGCCGGAGTTGATGCGGATTCTCAGCCGGGAAATTTCACGTTTCGAACCGCCTTTCGAAATCCAAAGCTCCCCTGTCGAGCTGGTCTTTTACCAGTTACCGGAAGGCGTCTTCCGCTTGAACCTGTGCATGCTGGAAAGGAAGAACTGGGGACAGGACCCGTGCTGGCTGTTGCAGATGAAACCGGTGGAAGATCCGTATTCCCTGCGCAACCTGGCCATGCAGGAGGCGGGGCTCGATAAGGTGCAGATGGAAGTTTCCTGCCTGTTGCTGGATGGCATGGAACCGGTGGCCATTGCCGCACGTTTGTTTATCAGCCCGGAGCGGGTCCAGGAAAATATCAAACAAATTTTTGAAAAGCTGGGCGTTCAAACCCGTGAGCAGTTTTTTTCAAGGATGAGCCTGCCGAATGAATGATTTAATCGGTATCGGGCCAGCTGGCGTTTTTGCAAGTCGAATGAAGTGGAGTTCACGTTTTTGAATTTTGTGATGCATCAGGGTTGCCGAATTTTAAACACGAGGGCGTATGCAGATGAAACGATTCATTTGCATGCTCGGTCACATCATTGCCTCATACGTACTGTTCCATCTTGTTCCCGCACCTGCTGTTCAGGCCGAAGCATTCAGAATTCTGGATCAGGGAGCGGCCGCCACCGGCCAGGGGACGGCCTTCTCCGCACAGGCGGACGATCCCTCGGCAATTCATTTCAATCCCGCAGGCATTGCCCGGCTTTCCGGTATCCAGGTTTCCGGCGGGGTGATTCTGGTTGGGGGCAAAACCACCTTCACCCGCTCCAACGGCAGTAAAACGAAAGGCAACCTGGACGGTACTGTTGCCTATCCTCCTCCGGCCCATTTCTATTTGACGTCGGACCTGAAGAGCCTCGGCATCGAATCCATAGAAGGAATGGCGGTCGGACTGGGCATCACCTCCCCCTTCGGTTTGATCAACAAGTACCCGGACCAGGGACCCTTCAACACGGTATCCACACGCAACCAGCTTTCGCTGGTCGATTTCAAACCGACCGTGGCCTACGCCCTGCATGACCGGGTTTCGATCGGCGCGGGGTTGGACATTTACACGTTTTTTGATTTCATCGGCGAGGGCCACCTGGAACAGAAGCTGAATGCCGGACCGGAGTTCGCTCCCCTGGGCATCCCCCCGGGCACGCCTCTGGAATTGAACGGCAAGGATTCCGGTGTCGGATTCAATGTGGGTATCCTCTACACGGCGATGTGGGATGAAGAACACCAGCCAATCCTCAACCTGGCGTTTGTTTACCGCAGTCAAGTGACACTGGACCTGGAAGGAGCGTTCGTGGTTGCGGGAAATAAATCCGCGGACGCTTTCGCCCAATTGGAGTTGCCACAGATTTTTTCCGGGGCGGTCGCTTACTGGCCGCTTCGCGACAGGCGCCGCGAATGGAAGCTGGAAGTCGATGTGGAGTATGCGGACTGGAGTTCGCTCAAGGATATCGATGTGACCCTGTCCAACGGCGCGACCCTTCCGTTTCCATTGAACTGGAAGGGCGCGTGGGTCTGGATGGTGGGCACCGAATACAAGTTTCGTTACTGGCTGGACCAGCCGGGCTGGACAGCCTCCTTGCGGGCGGGCTATGTCCGGTCGGAGTCGCCGGTGCCGGAGTTCACGTTTTCGCCCGCGGTGCCGGACTCCGAATACAACGCCTACTCCGTCGGCTTCGGCTGGATGTGTGAGAAGCAGGGCAGTTTCTTCGGCTGGTTCCAGTGCGGCGGGGAAAAGAAAACGAAGTTTTCGCTGGAAGGGGTGGGAGTGGATATGGCGTACCAGGTGGTGGCGTATGACTCGCGGACCATCAACCGCAACCGCCGGCCCGCCGTCATCGGCCGCTGGGACACGATCTTTCATGTCGGCGTGGTGAGCTTCCGCCTGTTGTTCTGATTGCGGTATGAAGCGGCGGTATCTTGGAAAGGCAAAATAATGCGATGAAAGAACTGGACCTTTTTAAAAGACAGAAGCTGTCGCGGATTTCAGATTCTTTTCCTGAAGCGGTTTACATCACCGACCCGGACGGCGTGATCAGCCATGTCAACCCCGCCTTCGAACTGCTCACAGGATTTCGTGCGGACGATGTTGTAGGAAAAGGCATTGGAATATTAAAGAGCGGGCATCACCCTGAAAGTTTTTACATCACCATGTGGGAAATGCTCATGTCCGGAAACATCTGGAGCGGGCAGATGGTGAACAAGAAACGCGACGGAACGGCTTTTCCCGCTGACGTCACCATCTTTCCCATCTCGGATCCCGCCGACCGCATTTCCCATTTCGTCGCCATTCTGCACGGCACGACCGCCCAGCTTCAGGCCCACGAGGAAACCTTGCGCCGCAACATGGAGTACACCGCTTTGCACAACGTATCCAAAATTCTACAGACGCAGGACCCGCTTCCCCAAATGCTGAGCCGTGCCGTCGAGGAGATCATAAGGTTGAGCGAGTTGAGGATCGAGTACAAGGCGGGGGTGTTCATCGCGGACCATGATAAAAAAGTTCTGCGCCTGTACACCACTGTCGGTGACTTCCCGGAAGAGTTTCACCGCCAGGATGCGGAGGTTCCTTTCGGCGAGTGTCTGTGCGGGCGGGTGGCGATGAGCGGGGAGATGCTGGTCAGCAACAACTGCTTTTCGGATCCCCGCCACGAGCGGAAGTACGAGGGCATGACGGCGCACGGACATTACATCATCCCCCTCAAAAGCCGTGACAAACTGGTGGGCGTCCTTTTCCTGTACACCAACTCCAACCCGTCGTGGTACGAACGGAGCCCGGAGATTTTGAAGTCGATGGGGGGATTGATCGCCGATGCCATCGAGCACCGCCGGGCGGAGGCCATCATCCAGGACCAGAATGAAAAGCTGACCAAAATGAACGAGCTCAAAAATAAATTTTTGGGCATTGCCGCACACGACCTGCGCAATCCGGTTTACGTCATACGGACGTTCAGTGAAGCGTTGCGGGACGAATGCACGCAGGGAGTGAGCGACAAGCACCGCAGGTTCTTCGATAAAATCTACAATGCCAGCGGTCACATGATTCATCTTCTGGAGAACCTGCTGGACATCTCCAAGATCGAGCAGGGAAAAATCGAGATCAACCGGATGATCCAGGACATCAATTCCATCATCGAGGAGCAGGTGAGCCTCAATCAGATCGTGGCCAACAAAAAGGAAATCTGCATTAAGCAAAATCTGGCTAAGGTGCCGCCGTTTCCGTTCGATAAAGACGCCCTCATTCAGGCCATCAACAATTTTTTAAGCAACGCCATCAAATTTTCCCCACCCACTTCCAACGTGCTGGTTTCCACCGAGTTGCAGGGGGACAAAATCCAGTTTTCGGTCAAAGACGAAGGTGTGGGGTTGTCCGAAGAAGAACAGAAGTTGTTGTTCGGCGAGTTCCAGACCTTGAGCAGTAAGCCGACCGGGCAGGAAAAAGCGACGGGCCTCGGCCTCGCCATCGTGAAGAAGATTATCACCCTGCACGGCGGCGAAGTGGGCGTCGTCAGCGAACCCGGCAAAGGCTCCACTTTTTATTTCCTCCTTCCAGTAAAATAAAGTTAACTTTCGTATTAAGTTGAAGTTGCGTTGATTATAAATTGATCTCAAATATTTAAGTCTAAACTTGGCTTTCCGCTGACAATTATTTTGATTAAACGTGCCTAGACCTCATAGCTATAAATAATGATTTCTTATCCTTAGTCAGTTTGGTAACTAGTATTCCACTTTTGGTGAAATGACAAGTCTTGAGTTAACTCAGTTAATGTTTTTTGGTACTGGTCGGTAAATAGGTGGGTTGATACAGTGCTATTTGATATGAATTTCGGATTTTCCATGATTTGGTAAGCAGTGTTAACAGCATATTCGTCAACGAATTTAATGTCATTGGTGATGGCTCTAACTACCGACTCCGTACTTGCCGTGGTTACGGTCTTTTCAGTTTTGTTAATTCTATCCTCTAACGTTTTAAGTTTTTGTTTGCTTCTTTTAGGGCGTAACTGTGTATTTCTAATTTTTCTTGAAATATTAAATCCAAATCTGCATTTAGAAGTATTTTGGCCTCTAATAAAGAATTTCGAATTTTATTTCTTTGTTCTTTTAATCCTTCCGAAGTTGAAATGTAACTTAATTCAAAAAGGCCTGTGATTAAGTCACTATATTTTCGAGTCCAAGGCTTGTTGGTATCATTTAGTGCAAATTCGGGTTGCATGTAATATCTATCACTTACTACTATGCGGAGTATAATAAAAGATGCATCTTTTATTGTTTTATCTTTAAATTGCAGATCGTGTCCAGTCCACACCAAGTCGTCTTTTTTGTAGTACTTTTCGTAAGTATTGCTTTTTTCGGCCCCAAAAATTGCATAATATCCTTCGCAGAGTTGGTTCGCAATTAACGGTAGGTCTTTTTGGATTTTAAGGAGATCTCCTGATCTGCCATCTCCAAATAGAAGTTTGTCAATGGCTTGTGCTACGCCCAAGCCTACTTGGATAGACGATGATACGGTGTAATTTGGAAGATTATTAGTGATTTCAGAAAAAGATTGGGCCAGTGCCTCTAACGTTGAATCAGACGTATAACCCAACTTGATTTCGATTTTGGGAGCTTTTAGAACCCACGGTAACCTATCGATTAAAACCCATTCAACGCCCATGTCTAAACTGCTTTCTCCCCCAATAATACTTTTAGTTGAGCCCACTTTTGATATTGAGATGTTTTGTTCTTTGTAAGTTGCATTTAATTTTGCAACGGGAAAGGATGCTCTATTGGAATTGAGAATTCTTTTTACTAAATTGTCATCTTTGTTTACTGTCATTTTGATAAGCTCTAAAGTTACATACGAATTTCCAAATTGAGCTTTTTTACCTTCGCATGGTTTTTTTATTGTGTTTTCCGTTTTCTGTTGGACTCCAATCACTCGAGAAGTGGATAAAGACATCTCCTCGGCTAATGTAGTGGAAGGGGAAATTAGAAAAAGAAAAACTAAAGCCTGATTAAACTTAAATATTGAATTAAACATTTCTTCGCCCTCCCCAATTTTTTAAGCACAGTGATAATGAGAGAATCGGTGCTCCAAACAAGATGCTTATTTTTATAAGGTATTCCGAGTAAGTTGGGGTGTCAAGGCTTAGCTAAAAATAGTGGTTTGTTTGTAGGGGGGAGGGTATCTGAACGCAGAAACAGCGTTTTGGAAAAACTAACCACTAGTATTTGGAGCGTTAAAAATCAAATAAAAAGGGACTACGGTATGAACCGTAGTCCCTATAAATAAAACTGGTCGGGATGAGAGGATTTGAACCTCCGGCCCCCTCGTCCCGAACGAGGTGCGCTACCAGGCTGCGCTACATCCCGACCGTTTTCGGTATTGTCTTTAAACTTTCAATTCGTCTTCCCGCCGGTCACTTGTCCCAGCGGTAGCGGTCGACGCTCTCGGACCAGTACGAGGTGTTGGTCACGTTCCGTTCGACGTCTTTCGACTTCTTGCACTTGGGGCACGTCACTTCCTTGTTGCCCACCTCGGAGATGCGCATCTCCACCACAAAATTGTGTTTGCATTTTTTTGCAGGTATGGTCGTACTGCGGCATGGCTCCATTCCTCAAAGGTGCTAAGGGTACACCAGTTTTTTGCCGTTTTCAACGGGACTTGCGTGCCTTCGCGCGTTTTTTGCCGGACGCTGGCCGCGTATTCGATCCGCCGCGGCGCAGGGCCACGAATCCGCAAAAGTTGAACCATTTGAAAAACACGTCCACGTCCCGGAACCCGGCTTTTTCGAGTATTGTAACATTTTCGCCGGGGCGGAGGGGCACCAGAACCTGCTCCAAGGCCTCCCGCTTGCGGGAAATCTCCATCCGGGAATACCCCATCTCCCGCTTGTAAGCGTAGTAGCGCTCGACGAAGACCGGGTCCAGAGTCTCGGCCTCGGCCTTCACCTTCTCGATCAGGATCAGCGCCCCGCCGGGGAGCAGGCTTTGATGAATGCGCTTCAACAGGGCCTGCCGTTTTGCCGGGGGGAGGAATTGCAGGGTGTAATTCATCACCACCACGCTCGCGTCCGCCAACTCCAGCGGACCGTTGAGGTCGCCCGCAACAACCTCGCACCGACCGCCGAACTCCTTCAGCTTGCGCCGCGCTTTTTTGATCATGGCGTCGGAGTTGTCGATGCCGACGAAGCGCACGTCCGACGAGGCGGACAGGGCGCGCGCCATCTCACGGACCAGCGTGCCGGTGGAGCAACCGAGGTCGTACACCCGCGTGCCAGGTTGCGCGTACGTGGCGGTCAGCGATACCACCATCTGCTGACATTCCTTATAAAACGGAACGCTCCGCTCCAGCATGTTGTCGAACACGCGCGCGACGGATTCGTTGAACTCGAATTTTTCCGGCGCGTCGTCGCGGGCGAACAGGTCGTCGCGTTGTCGGGGCGTCATGCGGTTTGGGAATCAGGGGTTATAAAAACGAATCCCCACACCCGGCGGGGTGCCGCCCGGCATGGGGATTCGAATGTTACATGGTTTCAACAAACCTGCCTGCCTGTCACGGACCCTGGATTTCGTTGCCGTCCACGGGACCGCTCTTGCTTTTCAGCAGGAGTTTGTTGATGGCATTGACGTAGGCGACGCCGCTGGCCTCGACGGTGTTGACGCCGGTGCCCTTGCCCAGCACCTCGCGGTTTTCGCTGAGCACGCGGACCGATACCTCGCCCTGCGCGTCCTTGCCTTTGGTCTTCGACATCACCTGGTAGTCGAGCAGTTTGCAGGTGAGGCCGGTGATCTTGTCCATCGCGTTGTAGATGGCGTCGATCGGTCCGTCGCCCTGCGCCGTGGCGGTGTGCGTCTGGCCGTCGCGGCTTTTGAGCTGAACCGTCGCCTCCGGCATGACGCCCGTCTCGAACCCGCACTGGATTTTCTCCAGCACGTAGGTGTTAAGGCTGTCGTCGGTGGTCACCTGTTTCTGGATGACGGCGAGGATGTCTTCGTCGTAAACATCCTTCTTCTCGTCGGCCAGCACCTTGAACTCGGAGAACACGCGGTCCATCTCCTCGACGGTCAGCTTGTAGCCCATGCTCTCGATTTTCTTGTTGAGCGCGTTGCGCCCCGAGTGCTTGCCTAGAACCAACTCCGCACTGTCGAGCCCGATGTCACGCGGGTCCATGATTTCGTAAGTGTCCTTCTTCTTCAGGTAGCCGTCCTGGTGCACGCCGGACTCGTGGGCGAACGCGTTCTTGCCGACGATGGCCTTGTTGCGTTGCACGAAGAATCCGGTGAGACTGCTGACCAGCCGACTGCACGCTATGATGTGCGAGGTGTCGATGCGCGTGTCAT
Coding sequences within it:
- a CDS encoding helix-turn-helix transcriptional regulator; translated protein: MVQNSCPVSIPEKDYLAILDTITQFHGCDTREALRGVFGSHVLPLFEADSALYGWINMDFTSKSLGQVGLVDCVGVPQEDFNQLSDSIPYIKSIPTMLVRVARPVVAVDVDIPRELFVREKDQFFAENPEYVRDSWLYLNPIANFLATFDQPEITHGLGIHRHAPIEEVDRYDKNFTLRDIRVLELLRPHLLQTIKTIILNDELKRYQSLVDALVDVPTGIALFHSNMRVLFCNRVFSEVVGVSTGQMIPPELMRILSREISRFEPPFEIQSSPVELVFYQLPEGVFRLNLCMLERKNWGQDPCWLLQMKPVEDPYSLRNLAMQEAGLDKVQMEVSCLLLDGMEPVAIAARLFISPERVQENIKQIFEKLGVQTREQFFSRMSLPNE
- a CDS encoding OmpP1/FadL family transporter, with the translated sequence MKRFICMLGHIIASYVLFHLVPAPAVQAEAFRILDQGAAATGQGTAFSAQADDPSAIHFNPAGIARLSGIQVSGGVILVGGKTTFTRSNGSKTKGNLDGTVAYPPPAHFYLTSDLKSLGIESIEGMAVGLGITSPFGLINKYPDQGPFNTVSTRNQLSLVDFKPTVAYALHDRVSIGAGLDIYTFFDFIGEGHLEQKLNAGPEFAPLGIPPGTPLELNGKDSGVGFNVGILYTAMWDEEHQPILNLAFVYRSQVTLDLEGAFVVAGNKSADAFAQLELPQIFSGAVAYWPLRDRRREWKLEVDVEYADWSSLKDIDVTLSNGATLPFPLNWKGAWVWMVGTEYKFRYWLDQPGWTASLRAGYVRSESPVPEFTFSPAVPDSEYNAYSVGFGWMCEKQGSFFGWFQCGGEKKTKFSLEGVGVDMAYQVVAYDSRTINRNRRPAVIGRWDTIFHVGVVSFRLLF
- a CDS encoding sensor histidine kinase gives rise to the protein MKELDLFKRQKLSRISDSFPEAVYITDPDGVISHVNPAFELLTGFRADDVVGKGIGILKSGHHPESFYITMWEMLMSGNIWSGQMVNKKRDGTAFPADVTIFPISDPADRISHFVAILHGTTAQLQAHEETLRRNMEYTALHNVSKILQTQDPLPQMLSRAVEEIIRLSELRIEYKAGVFIADHDKKVLRLYTTVGDFPEEFHRQDAEVPFGECLCGRVAMSGEMLVSNNCFSDPRHERKYEGMTAHGHYIIPLKSRDKLVGVLFLYTNSNPSWYERSPEILKSMGGLIADAIEHRRAEAIIQDQNEKLTKMNELKNKFLGIAAHDLRNPVYVIRTFSEALRDECTQGVSDKHRRFFDKIYNASGHMIHLLENLLDISKIEQGKIEINRMIQDINSIIEEQVSLNQIVANKKEICIKQNLAKVPPFPFDKDALIQAINNFLSNAIKFSPPTSNVLVSTELQGDKIQFSVKDEGVGLSEEEQKLLFGEFQTLSSKPTGQEKATGLGLAIVKKIITLHGGEVGVVSEPGKGSTFYFLLPVK
- the cmoA gene encoding carboxy-S-adenosyl-L-methionine synthase CmoA, with translation MTPRQRDDLFARDDAPEKFEFNESVARVFDNMLERSVPFYKECQQMVVSLTATYAQPGTRVYDLGCSTGTLVREMARALSASSDVRFVGIDNSDAMIKKARRKLKEFGGRCEVVAGDLNGPLELADASVVVMNYTLQFLPPAKRQALLKRIHQSLLPGGALILIEKVKAEAETLDPVFVERYYAYKREMGYSRMEISRKREALEQVLVPLRPGENVTILEKAGFRDVDVFFKWFNFCGFVALRRGGSNTRPASGKKRAKARKSR
- a CDS encoding 2-isopropylmalate synthase, with protein sequence MQPERIIIFDTTLRDGEQCPGASMNNKEKLEIARQLSLLKVDVIEAGFPVASPGDFESVKQIASEIRGSSVAGLARALNKDVEACARALEKAESPRIHIFLSTSKLHRDHKLNMDKGQIIKMATDAIEFGRKYCDDIEFSPEDASRTEPDFLAEVVEAVIAAGAKTVNIPDTVGYSVPEQFGALIHSLKENVPNIDDAVISVHCHNDLGMAVANSLAAVKAGARQVECTINGIGERAGNAAMEEIVMALKTRKDFFGYDTRIDTSHIIACSRLVSSLTGFFVQRNKAIVGKNAFAHESGVHQDGYLKKKDTYEIMDPRDIGLDSAELVLGKHSGRNALNKKIESMGYKLTVEEMDRVFSEFKVLADEKKDVYDEDILAVIQKQVTTDDSLNTYVLEKIQCGFETGVMPEATVQLKSRDGQTHTATAQGDGPIDAIYNAMDKITGLTCKLLDYQVMSKTKGKDAQGEVSVRVLSENREVLGKGTGVNTVEASGVAYVNAINKLLLKSKSGPVDGNEIQGP